The following coding sequences lie in one Oryctolagus cuniculus chromosome 7, mOryCun1.1, whole genome shotgun sequence genomic window:
- the SZT2 gene encoding KICSTOR complex protein SZT2 isoform X6 gives MYGSSPGFSHWHASTGPTQGLREEILRLRFPHRVQSKEPTPKVKRKGLGGISGGNSPSKSPPMLGPQQALSDRPCLVVLHKPLDKLLIRYEKLPLDYRAPFLLTLEPPGPLPLVSGRSASSSLASLSRYLYHQRWLWSVPSGLAPALPLSAIAQLLSILTEVRLSEGFHFACSGEGIINMVLELPIQNEPPGQAAAKEKHTCVVQYVLFPPHSTSTKDSFSTDDDNDVEVEALEGDSELNLVTEVWVEPQYGRVGPGPESWQHLQNLTYAEIPQALHPRDAACIGSMLSFEYLIQLCQSKEWGPLPPEPRVSDALPSLLGLTQAADSCVHEIPFRFDLMGLLPQCQQIQMSFLLLFREPEGVSLAEGPCPANDMVLCLLHSCLGQELSDREIPLTPTDQAAFLSEVLRRTCHSPGAEGPPVGGRGIPKDQVVCSAQATGDSAPPTLSLGPPETLGPLISTQPPQWRCYARLVTPQHVFLTFLPATFSDVQHLAACGLEGPSQEEIKPKFGDWNGATSPKDLGGSGVRSTKPQVPVVNVTLAGGDSAQDPELSPPFRRDSEAYPGRQAPQTEGADGPRTRCPVYIYNCSLEALREQMVGLQPPQAPRDLVFRSQFLDHPSPSSAWMEPRNKEAATHCALLQEHAQRCYVRGLFRSLQQAQSVTSQDLLTAVDACEELLQEVDITPFLLALCGHTWGLPHAPPSPGPLSPGPFSSSIEEGPEPRERAILASESSIETEDLSEPEFQSARVPGNADPGPEISLTDICQLGGQAHDALHSLIQEKFLEISHLHFRTVPSNPHYFFYCPPCSRREDEGPRDPVDRKVSDLEFSEAELVGEEGGDTSACCVVTESDPELEVEYRESREPDLGPAGLDSTSLSDADTVNPDEDSFSILGGDSPTGPDSLVHDLPPLFLHLTCSVRLRGQHSSVPVCSLPTCLGQVLSSLEGPPIGGRVPLRDLSVTLDVFVLTLPLEVELPPASDPQHHRSTSESSASFPRSPGQPSSLRSDDGLGPPLPPPEEERHLGLSSLATPHRLAIETTMSEIRWLLEDEMVGALRRGGIPRSPALHRAAAHIHSSPGRSTCLRQTLPLSFVFGPERSLTQFKEEFRRLHLPGHVLLEDPDSGFFFVAAGQQPGGSHGEPPSATWAWHSHEDRAEGVEGEALTASPQAPGSPDDPEGTPLMSLPSLPQGGSHPEPSRGLSLMSSQGSVDSDHLGYDGGSSGSDSEGPNEPLGEKAPFPLRTPLGPAPPQSSLSGLPGPCLPDFWLIVRVLQDRVDVYAHARSLIREDGGLGAECRHLQQLLVRRVGEICREVNQRLLLQDLHDSHVCNSLLVAESEEDLWRSETPFHSRQRVLLPSDDYAADESCAPRGYLAATMQFVPGHFSCDVVWGTVIRVHSRLKMGPSMGVSRAIQALRSVLNAFSVVNRKNMFVYQERATKAVYYLRLLETSCSDRPWEGDALPPSLALSRSQEPIYSEEASGPRSPLDMASGRSPDATRPVGQVDRHIQLLVHGVGQAGPEITDELVRVLRRRLDEATLDVITVMLVRNCKLTPADVEFIQPPGSLPSEVLHLALPATCRPWIPALSWYLRQNLLMFLHSPKYTDSNSRNHFQHPLPPQGGLPDLDIYLYNKPGGQGTGGKGVACITLAFVDEGGAPISLVSWPPSSPGPPDPLREEEFEQLTQVIRCPVMLDSSSAQSGAPRLRLDVWEKGNISIVQLEEKLRGAARQALADTVMELRLLPASLCIEDTPPGSLRSGSSETKSAVGRTSTFPPAAVPGEPVTPPSKTGRRSFWDMLSKTEGGDLGSPKTTDDIILDRPEDNRGRRRHKTESVRTPGGTERAPGPDSGAQRQRRRTTQLEEGEVGTLHPVFARVTQRWMEFMVHIGCTSVSRSSTHMVSRFLLPSILSEFTTLVTSMAGDTSVRVFEQQLGSEPEVFSPRSPGQLGPAPRPAAERHLLLLGRNFAQWRRPTQQAAKAVQRFEPGGDGSSGRSAPRQRLLLLEVMDKKLQLLTYNWAPDLGAALGRALVRLVQWQNARAHLIFCLLSQKLGLFHHYGQLDFPVRDEKEPNPFLLPAMEVEALIRSASPPLSRGQGRLSGSSRGGGPLPLDTFPFDEALRDITAARPSSALGPVPRPPDPITYHGQQFLEIKMIERRELERQMKMENLFVTWQQRSAPASMPISAGELETLKQSSRLVHYCATALLFDPAAWLHGPPETSGPLEGQRRHRPELGSGSREAPSSCECLDAPPPGAREEPWLKELSLAFLQQYVQYLQSTGFALVPLRPPSPARSTSRLRAMAVLGTEGRGSFSCPKTKTEGSPKSSGSSVTTYHLQRALPGGIILMELTFQGCYFCVKQFALECSRIPMGQAVNSQLSMLFTEECDKVRDLMHVHSFSYDFHLRLVHQHVLGAHLVLRHGYHLTTFLRHFLAHHPDGPHFGRNHIYQGTLELPTPLIAAHQLYNYVADHASSYHMKPLRMARPGGPEHNEYALVSAWHSSGSYLDSEGLRHQDDFDVSLLVCHCAAPFEEQGEAERHVLRLQFFVVLTSQRELFPRLTADMRRFRKPPRLPPEPEAPGSSAGSPGEASGLTLASGAAPLFPPLAAEVGMARARLSQLVRLAGGHCRRDTLWKRLFLLEPPGPDRLRLGGRLALAELEELLEAVHAKSIGDIDPQLDCFLSMTVSWYQSLIKVLLSRFPQSCRHFQSPDLGTQYLVVLNQKFTDCFVLVFLDSHLGKTSLTVVFREPFPVQSQDSESPPAQLVSTYHHLESVINTACFTLWTRLL, from the exons ATGTATGGTTCTTCGCCTGGGTTTTCCCATTGGCACGCCAGCACAGGCCCGACACAAG GCTTGCGGGAAGAGATCCTACGCCTTCGTTTCCCGCACCGCGTGCAAAGCAAGGAACCAACACCCAAGGTGAAACGGAAAGGCCTTGGGGGCATCAGTGGGGGCAACTCACCCTCCAAGTCACCCCCCATGCTGGGACCACAGCAGGCCCTCTCTGACCGGCCCTGCCTTGTGGTCCTGCATAAGCCACTGGACAAGCTCCTCATCAG GTATGAGAAGCTACCGTTGGACTACCGGGCACCCTTCTTGCTGACTCTGGAGCCACCAGGGCCACTGCCCTTGGTGTCGGGCCGCTCAGCCTCTTCAAGCCTGGCGTCTCTGTCCCGCTACCTCTACCATCAGCGCTGGCTCTGGAGTGTCCCATcaggcctggctcctgcactGCCACTCAGCGCCATCGCCCAGCTCCTGTCCATCCTCACTGA AGTCCGTCTCTCTGAAGGGTTCCACTTCGCCTGCAGCGGGGAAGGAATTATCAACATGGTCCTGGAGCTTCCAATTCAG AATGAGCCTCCCGGGCAGGCTGCAGCTAAGGAGAAGCACACGTGTGTGGTCCAGTACGTCCTCTTCCCCCCACACTCTACCTCCACCAAGGACAG CTTCTCAACAGACGATGACAACGATGTGGAGGTGGAAGCCCTGGAGGGAGACTCGGAACTCAATCTGGTCACCGAGGTGTGGGTGGAGCCGCAGTACGGGCGCGTGGGACCTGGCCCTGAAAGCTGGCAGCACCTCCAGAACTTAACATACGCTGAGATCCCTCAGGCT CTCCATCCACGGGATGCTGCCTGCATTGGCTCCATGCTGAGTTTTGAATACCTGATCCAGCTGTGCCAGAGCAAGGAGTGGGGTCCTTTGCCCCCAGAGCCAAGGGTCTCTGATG ccctcccctccctcctagGCTTGACACAGGCAGCAGACTCCTGCGTCCATGAGATCCCTTTCCGTTTTGACCTGATGGGGTTGCTGCCCCAGTGCCAGCAGATCCAGATGTCCTTCCTCCTGCTTTTCAGAG AGCCAGAGGGTGTCTCTCTCGCCGAGGGGCCCTGTCCCGCCAACGACATGGTGCTGTGCCTGCTGCACAGctgcctggggcaggagctgagTGACCGGGAGATCCCACTGACACCCACGGACCAAGCTGCTTTCTTGAGTGAGGTGCTGCGGCGGACCTGCCACAGTCCAG GTGCAGAGGGACCACCAGTTGGAGGCCGTGGAATACCAAAGGACCAAGTGGTGTGCAGTGCTCAGGCCACTGGAGACTCAGCTCCTCCCACCCTG AGCCTGGGTCCTCCGGAAACCCTCGGGCCTCTCATCTCCACCCAGCCCCCTCAGTGGCGCTGCTATGCAAGGCTCGTGACCCCCCAGCATGTGTTTCTGACCTTTCTCCCAGCCACCTTCTCAG ATGTCCAGCATCTGGCTGCCTGTGGCCTGGAGGGACCCTCCCAAGAGGAGATAAAGCCTAAGTTTGGGGATTGGAATGGGGCCACCAGCCCAAAAGATCTGGGAGGAAGTGGAGTCAGGTCCACAAAGCCCCAGGTCCCCGTCGTGAACGTGACCCTGGCTGGCGGCG ACAGTGCTCAGGATCCAGAACTGAGCCCACCCTTCCGTCGGGACTCAGAGGCTTACCCTGGGCGTCAGGCTCCCCAGACAGAAGGTGCAGACGGGCCCCGCACCAGGTGTCCTGTCTACATCTACAACTGTTCCCTGGAAGCGTTAAGGGAGCAAATGGTTGGCCTGCAGCCCCCTCAGGCACCACGAGACCTTGTCTTCCG GTCTCAGTTCCTGGACCACCCCTCCCCGTCCTCAGCCTGGATGGAGCCCAGGAACAAGGAGGCAGCCACACACTGTGCTTTGCTACAGGAGCATGCTCAGCGATGCTATGTCCGCG GACTGTTCCGGAGCCTGCAGCAAGCACAGAGTGTGACCTCCCAGGATTTGCTGACAGCAGTAGATGCCTGTGAGGAGCTCCTACAAGAAGTAGACATCACCCCTTTCCTGCTTGCACTGTGTGGCCACACTTGGGGTCTGCCTCACGCACCCCCAAGTCCTGGTCCTCTCAGCCCGGGACCCTTCAGCAGCAGCATCGAGGAAGGCCCCGAGCCTCGGGAACGAGCTATCCTAGCTTCTGAGTCCAG CATAGAGACCGAGGACCTAAGCGAGCCTGAGTTTCAGAGTGCCCGTGTCCCtggcaatgcagaccctggcccGGAGATCTCCCTGACAGATATCTGCCAGCTCGGAGGACAGGCGCATGACGCCCTCCACAGCCTCATCCAG GAGAAATTCTTGGAGATCAGTCATCTCCACTTCCGCACCGTGCCCTCCAATCCCCACTACTTCTTCTATTGCCCTCCGTGCAGCAGGCGAGAG GATGAGGGCCCCCGGGACCCTGTCGACAGAAAAGTCAGTGACCTGGAGTTTTCAGAGGCTGAGCTTGTGGGCGAAGAAGGGG GAGACACGTCTGCCTGCTGTGTGGTCACTGAAAGTGACCCAGAGCTGGAGGTGGAATACCGCGAGAGCCGGGAGCCAGACCTGGGGCCTGCTGGGCTAGATTCCACCTCGCTGTCGGATGCAGACACAGTGAACCCTGATGAAGATTCCTTCAGTATCTTAGGGGGCGACTCGCCCACTGGACCTGACAGCCTCGTGCATGACCTGCCCCCTCTCTTCCTGCACCTCACCTGCTCCGTGCGGCTGCGTGGGCAGCACAGCTCAGTACCTGTGTGCAgcctgcccacctgcctgg gccaggtgCTTTCCAGTCTGGAGGGCCCCCCCATTGGAGGCCGAGTTCCCCTGAGGGACCTGAGCGTCACTCTGGACGTCTTCGTGCTGACCTTGCCCCTGGAAGTGGAGCTCCCCCCAGCCTCAGACCCTCAGCATCACCG GTCAACATCTGAGAGCAGTGCTTCATTCCCACGATCCCCAGGGCAGCCATCCTCTTTAAGGTCAGACGATGGCCTGGGccccccactgccacccccagAGGAAGAGAG GCACCTGGGACTATCCAGTTTGGCCACACCCCACAGACTGGCTATTGAAACCACCATGAGTGAG ATTCGCTGGCTGTTGGAAGATGAGATGGTGGGGGCACTCCGAAGAGGAGGCATCCCCCGGAGTCCTGCTCTGCACCGTGCAGCTGCCCACATCCACAGCTCTCCTGGGCGCTCCACCTGTCTTCGCCAAACTCTGCCACTGAGTTTTGTCTTCGGGCCTGAGCGTTCCCTCACACAGTTCAAGGAG GAGTTCCGCCGCCTCCACCTCCCTGGCCATGTTCTCCTTGAGGACCCTGACAGTGGCTTCTTCTTTGTGGCAGCTGGCCAGCAGCCAGGTGGGTCCCATGGGGAGCCCCCTTCAGCAACTTGGGCTTGGCACAGCCATGAGGACAGAGCTGAAGGTGTCGAAGGAGAG GCCCTGAcagccagcccccaggcccctggctccccaGACGATCCTGAGGGCACACCCCTCATGAGCCTGCCCAGCCTGCCACAGGGAG GAAGTCACCCTGAGCCCAGCCGGGGGCTAAGCCTCATGTCCAGTCAGGGCAGTGTGGACTCGGACCACCTGG GTTATGATGGTGGCAGCAGCGGCTCTGATAGTGAGGGCCCCAATGAGCCCCTCGGTGAGAAGGCCCCCTTCCCACTACGGACTCCCCTGGGACCAGCCCCTCCACAGTCTTCACTCTCAggcctccctggcccctgcctgcctgacTTCTGGCTCATCGTACGCGTCCTGCAGGACCGGGTGGATGTTTATGCACATGCACG GAGCCTGATTCGGGAAGATGGGGGCCTGGGTGCTGAGTGTCGCCACCTGCAGCAGCTCCTGGTGAGGCGAGTCGGGGAGATCTGCAGGGAGGTCAACCAG AGACTGCTTCTTCAGGACCTTCATGATAGCCACGTGTgcaactccctgctggtggctgAGAGCGAAGAGGACCTGTGGCGCAGCGAGACCCCCTTCCACTCCCGCCAGCGAGTGCTGCTGCCCAGCGACG ATTACGCTGCCGATGAGAGCTGCGCACCCCGAGGGTACCTGGCAGCCACCATGCAGTTTGTCCCCGGCCATTTCTCCTGTGACGTTGTGTGGGGAACCGTGATCCGAGTCCATTCACGCCTCAAGATGGGGCCCAGCATGGGGGTCTCTCGGG CCATCCAGGCCTTGCGCTCTGTGCTCAATGCCTTCTCTGTGGTGAACCGGAAGAACATGTTTGTGTATCAGGAGCGAGCCACAAAGGCCGTGTACTACCTTCG GCTCCTGGAGACATCCTGCAGTGACCGGCCATGGGAAGGGGAtgccctgcccccctcccttgctctgtcccgaagccaggagcccatctaCTCTGAGGAAGCCTCG GGTCCCCGTTCTCCCCTGGATATGGCTTCTGGTCGCAGTCCAGATGCCACTCGTCCCGTGGGCCAAGTGGACAGACATATCCAGCTGCTGGTACATGGTGTCGGGCAGGCAG GTCCTGAGATCACAGATGAGCTGGTGCGGGTTCTGCGTCGGCGCCTGGATGAAGCCACACTGGATGTCATCACGGTCATGCTAGTCCGCAACTGCAAGCTGACGCCGGCTGACGTGGAG ttCATCCAGCCTCCCGGAAGTCTCCCTTCAGAGGTGCTGCATCTGGCCCTACCGGCCACCTGCAGGCCTTGGATTCCTGCACTGTCCTGGTACTTGCGGCAGAACCTGCTCATGTTCCTGCACTCTCCCAAGTACACAGACAGCAACAGCCGGAACCACTTCCAA CACCCACTCCCACCACAGGGTGGCCTTCCTGACCTGGATATCTACCTGTATAACAAGCCTGGTGGACAGGGCACTGGGGGCAAAG GAGTCGCCTGCATCACACTAGCCTTTGTGGATGAAGGAGGCGCTCCCATCTCACTGGTATCCTGGCCTCCCTCTTCTCCGGGGCCCCCAGACCCCCTGCGAGAGGAGGAATTTGAGCAACTGACCCAGGTCATTCGCTGTCCAGTCATGCTGGACAGTTCTTCAG CTCAGAGTGGGGCCCCGAGGCTTCGATTGGATGTGTGGGAAAAGGGGAACATTAGCATCGTGCAGCTGGAGGAGAAGCTCCGAGGAGCAGCGCGCCAGGCCCTGGCTGATACCGTCATGGAGCTGCGGCTGCTTCCAGCCTCGCTGTGCATCGAGGACACACCCCCAG GAAGTCTCAGGAGCGGATCGTCGGAAACCAAGAGTGCTGTAGGCCGCACTAGCACCTTTCCCCCTGCCgctgtccctggggagcctgTGACTCCACCCAGCAAAACAGGCCGGCGCAGCTTCTGGGATATGCTG AGTAAAACAGAAGGTGGGGACTTGGGTTCCCCCAAAACAACTGATGACATTATCCTGGATCGGCCGGAAGACAATCGTGGTCGGAGGCGTCATAAGACTGAGAGTGTTCGGACGCCTGGTGGAACTGAGCGGGCACCAGGCCCAGATTCTGGAGCtcagagacagag ACGCCGGACAACACAGCTGGAAGAAGGTGAGGTGGGGACGCTGCACCCTGTGTTTGCGCGTGTCACTCAGCGCTGGATGGAGTTTATGGTTCATATCG GTTGCACCTCCGTGTCCAGAAGCTCCACCCACATGGTATCCCGCTTCCTCCTCCCATCCATCCTGTCTGAATTCACCACCCTggtgacctcaatggctggagacACCAGTGTCCGTGTCTTTGAGCAGCAGTT GGGTTCTGAGCCAGAGGTCTTCAGTCCTCGTTCCCCTgggcagctgggcccagccccccgtccagcagctgagaggcacctgctgcttctgggaaGGAACTTTGCACAGTGGAGGCGGCCCACCCAGCAGG CTGCCAAAGCCGTGCAGCGTTTTGAGCCAGGAGGTGACGGGAGCTCCGGGAGGAGTGCTCCTCGGCAGAGGCTCTTGCTGCTGGAGGTCATGGACAAGAAG ctgcagctgctgaCCTACAATTGGGCTCCAGACCTAGGGGCGGCCTTGGGCCGAGCACTGGTTCGCCTCGTGCAGTGGCAGAATGCACGGGCCCATCTCATCTTCTGCCTGCTCAGCCAGAAGCTCGGGCTCTTCCATCATTATGGCCAATTGGACTTCCCAGTGCGCGATGAAAAG GAGCCGAACCCATTCCTGCTGCCGGCCATGGAGGTGGAGGCCCTCATCCGCAGCGCGAGCCCCCCGCTGAGCCGGGGGCAGGGCCGGCTGAGCGGGTCCTCTCGTGGTGGGGGTCCCCTTCCCCTGGACACATTCCCCTTCGACGAAGCCCTGAGGGATATCACAGCTGCTCGTCCCAGCTCCGCACTCGGTCCTGTGCCCAGACCTCCCGATCCTATCACCTACCATGGGCAGCAGTTCCTGGAGATCAAGATGATAGAGCGCAGAG AGCTGGAGCGCCAGATGAAGATGGAGAACCTGTTTGTAACATGGCAGCAGCGCTCTGCCCCCGCCAGCATGCCCATCAGT GCCGGGGAGCTGGAGACCCTGAAGCAGTCATCCCGCCTGGTGCACTACTGTGCGACAGCCCTGCTCTTTGACCCGGCTGCCTGGCTGCATGGGCCCCCGGAGACCTCGGGGCCCCTTGAGGGGCAG CGACGCCATCGGCCCGAGTTGGGGTCTGGGAGCCGGGAGGCCCCCAGCAGCTGCGAGTGCTTGGATGCGCCTCCACCGGGAGCCCGGGAGGAGCCTTGGCTGAAGGAGCTGAGCCTGGCCTTCCTGCAGCAGTACGTGCAGTACCTGCAGAGCACGGGCTTCGCGCTGGTGCCGCTGCGGCCCCCATCGCCTGCCCGCAG TACCAGCCGGCTGCGGGCCATGGCTGTCCTTGGAACAGAGGGCCGAGGCTCCTTCTCCTGCCCGAAAACCAAGACTGAGGGGAGCCCCAAG AGTTCTGGATCTTCCGTCACCACCTACCACCTGCAGCGGGCACTGCCCGGGGGCATCATCCTCATGGAGCTGACTTTCCAG gGCTGTTACTTCTGTGTCAAACAGTTTGCCTTGGAATGTTCCCGGATCCCAATGGGGCAGGCTGTCAACTCTCAG CTGTCCATGCTGTTCACAGAGGAGTGCGACAAGGTGAGGGACCTGATGCATGTCCACTCGTTCAGCTACGACTTCCACCTGCGCCTCGTGCACCAGCACGTGCTGGGCGCCCACCTGGTGCTGCGACACGGCTACCACCTCACCACCTTCCTGCGGCACTTCCTGGCCCACCACCCTGATGGACCCCACTTTGGCCGCAATCACATTTACCAAG GAACACTGGAGCTGCCCACACCACTGATCGCCGCCCACCAGCTATACAACTACGTGGCTGACCACGCCAGCTCTTACCACATGAAGCCACTGCGCATGGCCCGGCCAGGGGGCCCAGAGCATAACGAATATGCCCTGGTGTCGGCATGGCACAG CTCTGGCTCCTACCTGGACTCCGAGGGACTTCGCCACCAGGACGACTTCGACGTGTCTCTGCTCGTCTGTCACTGTGCCGCACCCTTTGAGGAGCAAGGAGAGGCCGAGCGGCATGTCCTGCG gcTGCAGTTCTTCGTGGTGCTCACCAGCCAACGAGAGCTCTTCCCAAGACTCACTGCTGACATGCGCCGGTTTCGGAAGCCCCCCAGGCTGCCCCCCGAGCCTGAGGCTCCAGGGAGCTCAGCTGGCAGCCCCGGGGAGGCCTCAGGGCTTACTCTAGCCTCTGGAGCAGCCCCTTTGTTCCCACCACTGGCCGCAGAGGTGGGTATGGCACGAGCACGGCTGTCACAGCTGGTCCGGCTGGCTGGAGGCCACTGCCGTCGGGACACCCTCTGGAAGCGCCTCTTTTTGCTGGAGCCTCCGGGGCCTGATCGGCTGCGGCTGGGAGGTCGCCTTGCCCTGGCAGAGCTGGAGGAGCTCCTGGAAGCAGTCCATGCCAAGTCCATTGGTGACATTGACCCCCAGCTG GACTGCTTCCTGTCCATGACGGTCTCCTGGTACCAGAGCCTGATCAAGGTTCTCTTAAGCCGCTTCCCTCAGAGCTGTCGCCATTTCCAGAGTCCAGACTTGGGAACTCAGTACCTG GTTGTGCTGAACCAGAAGTTCACTGACTGTTTTGTGCTAGTGTTTCTGGACTCGCACCTGGGAAAGACG TCTCTGACAGTGGTCTTCCGAGAGCCCTTCCCCGTCCAGTCCCAGGACAGCGAGAGCCCCCCTGCCCAGCTGGTCTCCACCTACCACCACCTGGAGTCCGTCATCAACACAGCCTGTTTCACCCTGTGGACCCGCCTCCTGTGA